One genomic window of Thermococcus indicus includes the following:
- a CDS encoding CGP-CTERM-anchored Cys-rich protein, producing MKRALAMVILLMFTVTPLVRACMTPADSYAVEVVLNKPGITSELWRLEIAHHVLIENDTFVFRSHYDKRLYVLVWNASDGLHIKVGIPVEWKTEDVSMGSLNVSLLITPDVLERLKDDGWRVSDNTTFERKGVKITLLPVKGSQCTSDADCATGGCSGEVCAPKEEAPKIVTPCVYKPWYDCLSLTSCGCLNGLCTWKPDPAFETCLREHGIDPSRVVRAGYFELKVEAIDKSDDEVNVAVKDFLGAFGVSCNSPLTLVETAVTRLSPAIDPSEVNASEAIKAELEWMKEPGIVNLSERDVGEISTVAQWGFAGHNGRIGWYEGANGSYAWMPYYRSRNPSLIKCVSNAFQSYNLPNGTAYVGPTLTKPPSGTPTTTSGSTKGEVCGPGIVALLALLAALGRR from the coding sequence ATGAAGAGAGCGCTTGCCATGGTAATACTCCTGATGTTCACCGTCACCCCTCTCGTGAGAGCGTGCATGACTCCTGCCGATTCCTACGCCGTCGAGGTGGTGCTGAACAAGCCGGGTATAACCAGCGAACTCTGGCGGCTTGAGATAGCACACCACGTTCTCATTGAAAACGACACCTTCGTCTTCCGCTCCCACTACGACAAAAGGCTCTACGTTCTGGTCTGGAATGCCAGCGATGGGCTTCACATCAAAGTTGGGATTCCCGTTGAGTGGAAGACCGAGGACGTCTCGATGGGGTCTTTAAACGTCTCCCTGCTCATCACTCCGGATGTCCTTGAGAGGCTCAAGGACGACGGATGGAGGGTCTCAGACAACACGACCTTTGAGAGAAAAGGTGTTAAGATAACCCTCCTCCCGGTTAAGGGGAGCCAATGCACCTCCGACGCCGACTGCGCCACCGGCGGTTGCTCCGGTGAGGTCTGCGCCCCCAAGGAGGAAGCCCCGAAGATAGTCACCCCATGCGTTTACAAGCCGTGGTATGACTGCCTCTCCCTGACGAGCTGCGGCTGCCTCAACGGCCTCTGCACCTGGAAGCCGGACCCTGCATTCGAGACCTGCCTGAGGGAGCACGGAATCGACCCGTCCAGGGTGGTTCGTGCGGGATACTTTGAGCTAAAGGTTGAGGCCATCGACAAGTCGGATGACGAGGTGAACGTGGCGGTTAAGGACTTCCTTGGCGCTTTCGGGGTCTCTTGCAACTCACCGCTCACCCTGGTTGAGACTGCCGTAACCCGGCTTTCCCCCGCCATAGATCCCTCTGAGGTTAACGCTTCCGAGGCGATAAAAGCCGAGCTGGAGTGGATGAAGGAGCCAGGAATAGTTAACCTGAGCGAGAGGGACGTGGGGGAGATCTCCACGGTGGCCCAGTGGGGCTTTGCCGGCCACAACGGGAGAATAGGATGGTACGAAGGGGCGAACGGGAGTTATGCTTGGATGCCCTACTACAGGAGCCGGAATCCGAGCCTGATAAAGTGCGTCTCCAATGCCTTCCAGTCCTACAACCTCCCCAACGGCACCGCTTACGTCGGTCCGACACTAACCAAGCCTCCTTCCGGAACTCCTACCACGACGTCTGGTTCGACTAAAGGGGAGGTATGCGGGCCCGGGATAGTGGCCCTGCTGGCGTTGCTGGCTGCCCTCGGGAGGAGATGA
- the eno gene encoding phosphopyruvate hydratase: MENPFEITGVVAREILDSRGNPTVEVEVYTPISMGRAAVPSGASTGTHEALELRDGGKRYLGKGVRRAVENVNKIIAPEIVGMDVTWQRDIDSLMLELDGTENKSNLGANAILGVSLAVAKAAANALGLPLYQYIGGTNAYVMPVPMSNVINGGVHAGNELDFQEFMIMPVGAGSFREGIMWVSETYHVLKKVIAEKYGKNAVNVGDEGGFAPPMKEATEPLEVLIKAIEEAGYKPGDEIAFALDAASSEFFHPDKDKYVVGGKEYDRGELLELYRELVSTYPIVSIEDPFHEEDWEGFAMITRELGGKIQIVGDDLFVTNPKRIRKGIEMGAANALLLKVNQIGTLSEAIDAAYTAFRAGYGVVVSHRSGETEDSTIADLAVALNAGQIKTGAPARSDRNAKYNQLIRIEEELEGIALYPGRKFRNPFL, from the coding sequence ATGGAGAACCCCTTTGAGATAACCGGAGTCGTCGCCAGGGAGATACTCGACAGCAGGGGAAACCCGACCGTCGAGGTTGAGGTCTACACGCCGATAAGCATGGGCCGTGCTGCAGTTCCGAGCGGAGCGAGCACGGGGACCCACGAGGCCCTTGAGCTCCGCGACGGCGGGAAGCGCTACCTCGGCAAGGGCGTTAGGAGGGCCGTTGAGAACGTCAACAAGATAATCGCGCCCGAGATAGTTGGTATGGACGTCACCTGGCAGAGGGACATAGACAGCCTCATGCTTGAGCTCGACGGCACCGAGAACAAGAGCAACCTTGGAGCCAACGCCATTCTGGGAGTTTCTCTGGCGGTAGCAAAGGCCGCCGCCAACGCTTTGGGACTGCCCCTCTACCAGTACATCGGCGGAACCAACGCCTACGTCATGCCCGTTCCGATGAGCAACGTCATCAACGGCGGCGTTCACGCCGGCAACGAGCTCGACTTCCAGGAGTTCATGATAATGCCCGTTGGGGCCGGCTCCTTCAGGGAGGGCATCATGTGGGTCAGCGAGACCTACCACGTCCTCAAGAAGGTCATAGCGGAGAAGTACGGAAAGAACGCGGTCAACGTCGGTGACGAGGGCGGCTTCGCCCCGCCGATGAAGGAAGCCACCGAGCCGCTCGAGGTTCTCATAAAGGCCATCGAGGAGGCCGGCTACAAGCCCGGCGACGAGATAGCCTTCGCCCTCGACGCGGCATCGAGCGAGTTCTTCCACCCGGACAAGGACAAGTACGTCGTCGGTGGAAAGGAGTACGACAGGGGAGAGCTTCTTGAGCTCTACCGCGAGCTCGTCTCAACCTACCCGATAGTATCAATTGAGGACCCGTTCCACGAGGAGGACTGGGAAGGCTTCGCTATGATAACCAGGGAGCTCGGGGGCAAGATACAGATAGTCGGCGACGACCTCTTCGTCACCAACCCGAAGAGGATAAGGAAGGGCATCGAGATGGGAGCGGCAAACGCTCTGCTCCTCAAGGTCAACCAGATTGGAACGCTGAGCGAGGCTATCGATGCCGCCTACACGGCCTTCAGGGCCGGCTACGGCGTCGTCGTCTCCCACCGCTCGGGTGAGACCGAGGACAGCACCATAGCCGACCTCGCGGTCGCCCTCAACGCCGGCCAGATCAAGACAGGTGCTCCGGCCAGGAGCGACAGGAACGCCAAGTATAACCAGCTCATACGCATAGAGGAGGAGCTCGAGGGCATAGCGCTCTATCCGGGCAGGAAGTTCCGCAACCCGTTCCTCTGA
- a CDS encoding radical SAM protein produces MRKLKIYIPGVKFPSISLTGNYCALNCAHCGRHYLEGMRKPTKKNLVDYCLGLEREGYTGCLLSGGMDSRLKVPLDRYSDEIREIKRRTSLKLNAHVGFIDESDLEWVRYVDVVSLDFVGDDDVIRRVYRIDKTVGDYLKILDLLTEAGVRVAPHITIGLDFGKIHWEYRAIDLLMEYPIDVLVLDVLIPTKGTEMENAPKPSVEDSLKVVKYARESFSGELSIGCMRPMGRWRLDFDRGAVLAGVDRLTNPPRKVIEWAKSLRDVEIIYECCVM; encoded by the coding sequence ATGAGAAAACTCAAGATATACATCCCGGGCGTTAAGTTTCCCTCTATCTCGCTCACGGGCAACTACTGCGCACTGAACTGCGCCCACTGCGGGAGGCACTACCTCGAGGGCATGAGAAAGCCCACCAAAAAGAATCTAGTCGATTACTGCCTCGGTCTCGAGAGGGAGGGCTACACCGGCTGCCTGCTGAGCGGCGGGATGGATTCCCGTCTTAAGGTGCCATTGGACAGATACTCGGATGAAATCAGGGAGATAAAGAGGAGAACGAGCCTCAAGCTCAACGCCCACGTCGGGTTCATAGACGAGAGCGATTTGGAGTGGGTCAGGTACGTCGATGTGGTCTCCCTCGACTTCGTGGGCGATGACGACGTGATAAGGCGCGTTTACAGGATAGACAAGACCGTTGGGGACTACCTAAAAATCCTCGACCTGCTCACGGAAGCCGGCGTGAGGGTCGCACCCCACATAACAATAGGCCTCGACTTCGGGAAAATCCACTGGGAGTACCGGGCGATAGACCTGCTGATGGAGTATCCGATAGACGTCCTCGTGCTGGACGTGCTCATCCCAACGAAGGGAACCGAGATGGAGAACGCTCCAAAACCGAGCGTGGAGGATAGCCTGAAGGTCGTGAAATACGCCAGGGAGAGCTTTAGTGGGGAGCTGAGCATAGGCTGCATGAGACCCATGGGGAGATGGAGGCTTGACTTCGACAGGGGGGCGGTTTTGGCCGGCGTTGACAGGCTGACGAACCCGCCTAGAAAAGTTATCGAATGGGCAAAAAGCCTGAGGGACGTCGAGATAATCTACGAGTGCTGCGTTATGTAG
- a CDS encoding Lrp/AsnC family transcriptional regulator, giving the protein MVNTLDATDLRLLKELKENARENIASLSKKLGIPRTTVHYRIKKLVEDGVIEKFTVKPDYKKLDLGTTAFILARYDPDSGVNQREVAERIAALDGVYEVHIIAGEWDLLIKVRAPSSEAVGRIVVDRLREIKGVGQTVTMVSFVTVKEEL; this is encoded by the coding sequence ATGGTAAACACTCTTGATGCCACCGATTTGAGGCTGTTGAAGGAGCTCAAGGAGAACGCGAGGGAGAACATAGCCTCGCTCAGCAAGAAGCTCGGCATACCCCGAACCACCGTTCACTACCGCATCAAAAAGCTGGTCGAGGATGGCGTCATCGAGAAGTTCACCGTCAAGCCAGACTACAAAAAGCTCGACCTCGGGACCACTGCCTTCATCCTCGCCCGTTATGACCCCGATTCCGGAGTAAATCAGCGCGAGGTGGCGGAGAGGATAGCGGCGCTCGACGGTGTCTACGAGGTCCACATAATAGCTGGTGAGTGGGACCTGCTCATAAAGGTGCGTGCCCCGAGCTCGGAGGCCGTTGGAAGGATAGTCGTGGACAGGCTCAGGGAGATAAAGGGCGTCGGGCAGACGGTTACGATGGTGTCATTTGTCACGGTTAAGGAGGAACTGTGA
- a CDS encoding XTP/dITP diphosphatase, producing MRLAFITSNPGKVEEARKYFEPLGVEVYQLRFEYPEIQADTLEEVAEYGARWLAKRLEGPFFLDDSGLFIDALKGFPGVYSAYVYRTLGIDGILRLMAGVDNRKAHFRSVIAYWDGEVHLFTGRVDGEITREKRGTGGFGFDPIFMPQGFDRTFAEMTTDEKNRISHRGRALKAFSEWLKENLK from the coding sequence ATGAGGCTCGCGTTCATCACTTCTAACCCCGGGAAGGTTGAGGAGGCGAGGAAGTACTTCGAGCCCCTTGGAGTTGAGGTTTATCAGCTCCGGTTCGAGTACCCCGAGATACAGGCCGATACGCTCGAGGAGGTGGCGGAGTACGGTGCCAGGTGGCTGGCGAAGAGACTCGAGGGCCCGTTCTTCCTCGATGATTCCGGGCTGTTCATTGACGCCCTGAAGGGCTTCCCGGGCGTGTACTCCGCCTACGTTTACAGGACCCTGGGAATAGACGGCATCCTCCGGCTTATGGCCGGTGTTGATAACAGAAAAGCGCACTTCAGGAGCGTGATAGCTTACTGGGACGGTGAGGTCCATCTGTTCACGGGCCGCGTCGATGGAGAGATAACCCGGGAGAAGCGCGGGACCGGCGGCTTCGGCTTTGACCCGATATTCATGCCTCAGGGATTCGACAGAACTTTTGCCGAAATGACAACGGATGAGAAGAACAGGATATCACATCGTGGAAGGGCTTTAAAAGCATTCTCAGAGTGGCTAAAGGAAAACCTTAAATAA
- a CDS encoding adenosine-specific kinase — protein MVKIEVVDIEKPEGVEAIIGQGNFSIFTVDDLAKTLLTTVPGIKFGIAMNEAKPQLTRFSGNDEELEKLAAKNALRIGAGHVFVVLMRNAFPINVLNAVKNHPAVVMVYGASENPLQVIVAETDLGRSVLGVVDGKAANRIEDEELKRERRELVEKIGYRID, from the coding sequence ATGGTAAAGATAGAGGTCGTTGACATCGAAAAGCCGGAGGGCGTCGAGGCCATAATCGGGCAGGGCAACTTCTCCATATTCACCGTGGATGACCTCGCCAAGACCCTTCTAACGACGGTTCCGGGCATAAAGTTCGGGATTGCGATGAACGAGGCGAAGCCCCAGCTGACGCGCTTCAGCGGCAACGACGAGGAGCTGGAGAAGCTCGCGGCAAAGAACGCCCTTAGAATCGGGGCGGGCCACGTCTTCGTTGTGCTCATGCGCAACGCTTTCCCGATAAACGTCCTCAACGCCGTCAAGAACCACCCCGCAGTGGTTATGGTCTACGGGGCCAGCGAGAACCCGCTCCAGGTTATTGTAGCAGAGACGGACCTGGGACGGAGCGTCCTGGGAGTCGTGGACGGCAAGGCCGCCAACAGGATAGAGGACGAGGAGCTCAAGAGGGAGCGCAGGGAACTCGTGGAGAAGATAGGCTACCGGATCGACTGA
- a CDS encoding Lrp/AsnC family transcriptional regulator, producing the protein MTEPVMSELEFLVEILDKYPLESLKKIAESEGIDYYRLKRLYDKYYGKYLTVSASYNIKKIGLRSYITFLSVPSDRTMEVAHRLTKNPFISYANPAFGFKNGFSILFHIPDKQRKLIGEMLSKYSDDYEYYEVRVYPYSGDDSFGDWYLSHDYAVLMDILKWDARTPITEIARRLGKSRPTVRYMINRLQEEEIIRGFVPLVDVNVHDRAVIGLAKDLDETILERFKEYEVTVGVLPGYGYLLEWFFSSKEDLGGKILEFSSYVEKLLIEYIDPIFKELNDNNLRDRYSRMVKEDGSGYRSILEF; encoded by the coding sequence ATGACCGAACCGGTCATGTCTGAACTGGAGTTCCTGGTTGAAATCCTCGATAAGTACCCCTTGGAAAGTCTGAAGAAGATAGCCGAGAGCGAGGGGATAGACTACTATCGGCTCAAGAGACTCTACGACAAGTATTACGGGAAATACCTGACCGTGAGCGCTTCATACAACATAAAAAAGATTGGACTGAGAAGCTACATAACGTTTCTGAGCGTGCCGTCGGACAGGACCATGGAAGTCGCGCATAGACTCACGAAAAACCCCTTCATAAGCTACGCAAACCCCGCCTTCGGGTTCAAGAACGGCTTCTCCATCTTGTTCCACATTCCCGACAAGCAGAGGAAGCTCATTGGAGAGATGCTCTCAAAGTACTCGGACGACTACGAGTACTACGAGGTGAGGGTATATCCCTACAGCGGCGACGACAGCTTTGGGGACTGGTACCTGAGCCACGATTACGCGGTTCTCATGGACATCCTCAAGTGGGACGCCCGAACCCCCATAACAGAGATAGCCCGAAGGCTGGGAAAGAGCCGCCCGACAGTCAGGTATATGATAAACAGGCTCCAGGAGGAAGAGATCATCCGGGGGTTCGTTCCCCTGGTGGACGTGAACGTTCACGACAGGGCCGTTATAGGGCTGGCGAAAGATCTCGATGAAACAATTCTCGAGAGGTTCAAGGAGTACGAGGTAACGGTCGGCGTCCTTCCAGGTTACGGATACCTGCTTGAATGGTTCTTCTCCTCAAAGGAAGACCTGGGGGGCAAGATACTGGAGTTCAGCAGTTACGTGGAGAAGCTCCTCATCGAGTACATAGACCCCATTTTCAAGGAACTCAACGACAACAACCTGAGGGACAGGTATTCAAGAATGGTTAAAGAAGATGGGAGCGGATACCGCTCCATCCTGGAATTCTGA
- a CDS encoding SPASM domain-containing protein: MEKVAYDTAHSFGIGLSPRVTSVAKPPWSNRRHNGRLERLILQLGAGRGRFSEVTGIPRSMGCIGNNSFILRREPMSVERVRELIGEFLEAGGSELWLTNYDSVEYLLSTAAYAVEIGVPEVYAVVLLDDLDEVKPMEGVRFIAELEYSEENIQRLEALDWLHGALVMVKGSDLDELRNLRTTFPGEIYIDVLYPGSARKLDFNVIELRRILNPSTERYHDCLAGTLAITADGYALPCPLLRNNVVADAREVGIKKVLRKRRLKEFWRMTKDKIEACSTCPFKYICHDCRALEYQATGEIDGIEYCQIVL, from the coding sequence GTGGAGAAGGTGGCTTATGATACCGCTCATTCCTTTGGCATAGGCCTCTCCCCCAGGGTAACGTCGGTGGCAAAGCCCCCCTGGAGCAACAGGCGCCACAACGGCAGGCTCGAGAGGCTCATACTCCAGCTCGGTGCTGGCAGGGGCAGGTTCTCCGAAGTGACCGGAATCCCCCGCTCGATGGGGTGCATCGGGAACAACTCTTTCATCCTCCGCCGCGAACCGATGAGTGTCGAGCGCGTCAGGGAGCTTATCGGGGAGTTTCTGGAGGCTGGTGGAAGCGAGCTCTGGCTGACCAACTACGACAGCGTTGAGTACCTCCTTTCAACGGCCGCATACGCCGTGGAGATAGGCGTTCCCGAGGTTTACGCGGTAGTTCTTCTCGATGACCTGGACGAGGTAAAGCCGATGGAGGGCGTCCGTTTCATCGCTGAGCTTGAGTACAGCGAGGAGAACATCCAGCGGCTTGAGGCCCTGGACTGGCTCCACGGTGCCCTGGTTATGGTCAAAGGTTCCGACCTGGATGAGCTTAGGAACCTCAGGACCACCTTCCCCGGGGAGATTTACATAGACGTCCTGTACCCCGGCTCCGCGAGGAAACTCGACTTCAACGTCATTGAGCTGAGGCGCATACTTAACCCCTCCACCGAGAGGTACCACGACTGCCTGGCGGGGACCCTCGCGATAACGGCCGACGGCTACGCCCTCCCCTGTCCGCTCCTCAGGAACAACGTGGTGGCGGATGCCAGGGAGGTTGGGATTAAGAAGGTGCTCCGGAAGAGGCGCCTCAAGGAGTTCTGGAGGATGACAAAGGATAAGATCGAGGCCTGCAGCACGTGCCCGTTCAAATACATCTGCCACGACTGCAGGGCCCTCGAGTATCAGGCCACCGGCGAGATAGACGGCATAGAGTACTGCCAGATAGTTCTCTGA
- a CDS encoding molybdenum cofactor biosynthesis protein MoaE, whose translation MKVRLTKEPFDLNEALGYLLVPEAGGYVFFLGKVRNENHGRRVRKLVYEAYPEMAEAEMERIREEAIERFPILDMLIWHRYGELEVGQDTILIIASGRHRREAFEACEWAIDEVKKRVPVWKREVTDEGEFWIEGDRTVPLERS comes from the coding sequence ATGAAGGTGAGGCTCACGAAGGAACCCTTCGACCTGAACGAGGCACTGGGATACCTGCTCGTTCCCGAGGCCGGTGGCTACGTGTTTTTCCTGGGCAAGGTGCGGAACGAAAACCACGGGAGGCGCGTCAGGAAGCTCGTATATGAGGCCTATCCGGAGATGGCGGAGGCGGAGATGGAGCGGATAAGAGAGGAGGCCATTGAGAGGTTCCCCATTCTGGATATGCTTATATGGCACCGCTACGGGGAGCTGGAAGTCGGCCAGGATACGATACTCATCATAGCCAGCGGGAGACACAGGAGGGAGGCGTTTGAGGCGTGTGAATGGGCCATAGATGAAGTAAAGAAACGCGTGCCCGTGTGGAAGAGGGAGGTGACCGACGAGGGCGAGTTCTGGATAGAGGGGGATAGGACGGTCCCTCTGGAGCGATCGTGA
- a CDS encoding ThiF family adenylyltransferase, producing the protein MLSGKEIERYDRQIMIFGPEGQEKLKSSKVAVVGVGGLGSPVAYYLAAAGIGRLLLIDEQEPELSNLNRQILHWEEDLGKNPKPLSARWKLERFNSDIEIETFVGRLSEENIDGVLEGVDVIVDCLDNFETRFLLDDYAQRNRVPLVHGAVESTFGQVTTVVPGVTKSLREIFPRAGKKKEKFPILGATAGVVGSIQAMEVVKLLTGIGEPLLNKLLIVDLAFNTFDVVELR; encoded by the coding sequence ATGCTGAGCGGAAAGGAGATAGAGCGCTACGACAGGCAGATAATGATCTTCGGGCCGGAGGGCCAGGAGAAGCTCAAAAGCTCAAAGGTCGCCGTCGTCGGTGTCGGCGGCCTCGGAAGCCCCGTCGCCTACTACCTCGCGGCCGCGGGGATAGGGAGGCTCCTCCTCATAGACGAGCAGGAGCCCGAGCTCAGCAACCTCAACAGGCAGATACTCCACTGGGAGGAGGATTTAGGGAAGAACCCGAAACCACTATCCGCCAGGTGGAAGCTGGAGCGCTTCAACTCCGACATTGAAATCGAGACGTTCGTCGGCAGGCTGAGCGAGGAGAACATCGATGGGGTTCTTGAGGGCGTGGATGTGATAGTTGACTGCCTCGACAACTTTGAGACGCGCTTCCTGCTCGATGACTACGCCCAGCGGAATCGCGTGCCCCTCGTTCACGGTGCAGTGGAAAGTACCTTCGGCCAGGTCACGACCGTGGTGCCCGGCGTCACCAAGAGCCTGCGCGAAATCTTTCCAAGGGCAGGGAAAAAGAAGGAGAAATTCCCCATCCTGGGGGCAACGGCCGGAGTCGTCGGCTCGATTCAGGCGATGGAGGTCGTGAAGCTCCTCACAGGCATCGGTGAGCCCCTGCTGAACAAACTTCTCATAGTTGATCTTGCCTTCAACACCTTCGACGTCGTTGAGCTCAGGTAG
- a CDS encoding ubiquitin-like small modifier protein 1, producing the protein MRVTVRYFARYRSLVGKGEEELEVPEGITVLELIEMLKERHPVLRNEVFAEEDDLADVNVSRNGRYVRFDEVLRDGDIVALFPP; encoded by the coding sequence ATGAGGGTCACGGTCAGGTATTTTGCCCGCTACCGCTCCCTCGTCGGGAAGGGCGAGGAGGAGCTTGAGGTTCCGGAGGGGATAACGGTTCTTGAACTCATCGAAATGCTGAAGGAGAGGCACCCTGTTCTCAGAAACGAGGTCTTCGCGGAGGAGGACGACCTCGCCGACGTCAACGTCTCCCGCAACGGCCGCTACGTCCGCTTCGACGAGGTTCTCCGCGACGGCGACATCGTGGCGCTATTCCCCCCGTGA
- a CDS encoding CDP-2,3-bis-(O-geranylgeranyl)-sn-glycerol synthase has translation MGFVSSLLWAFWYILPAYVANASPVLVGGGRPIDGGRHWRDGRRVFGDGKTWRGLIGGVSLGTLTGLLQYFITPGFYGALKTALMLAFLLSFGALLGDLVGSFFKRRANLPRGAPAIGLDQLGFLIAALALAYPVKTLDSGQIIFLLVVSPFVHWGANYFAYRMGWKSVPW, from the coding sequence ATGGGGTTCGTTTCATCTCTCCTCTGGGCGTTCTGGTACATACTGCCGGCCTACGTCGCCAACGCCTCCCCCGTGCTCGTCGGAGGAGGGCGGCCCATAGACGGCGGCCGACACTGGAGGGACGGCCGAAGGGTGTTCGGGGATGGAAAGACCTGGCGCGGCCTCATCGGTGGGGTTTCCCTCGGAACCCTCACGGGACTCCTTCAGTACTTCATCACTCCGGGCTTCTACGGGGCCCTTAAAACCGCCCTCATGCTCGCTTTTCTGCTCTCGTTCGGTGCCCTTCTCGGTGACCTCGTGGGGAGCTTCTTCAAGAGGCGCGCGAACCTCCCGCGCGGGGCCCCGGCCATAGGCCTTGACCAGCTCGGCTTTCTCATAGCGGCCCTGGCCCTCGCGTATCCAGTTAAAACCCTCGACTCGGGCCAGATAATCTTCCTCCTGGTCGTTTCGCCCTTCGTTCACTGGGGGGCCAACTACTTCGCCTACAGGATGGGCTGGAAGAGCGTGCCGTGGTAG
- a CDS encoding GbsR/MarR family transcriptional regulator — protein sequence MGIEEAKKIVMEHFAGAARRFGFNELYGYIYGVLFLASEPMSLGEIAETTGYSLSHVSTALKFMERIGLVVRIKKPGDKKAYYRATKLLRDWRQAAYYGKIMEDIQQTRANLERALRELEGEEGEEAESIRESITFAMGRNALAERILKFLIEHEDEEVLERLLNCLESDEKR from the coding sequence ATGGGTATTGAGGAGGCCAAGAAGATAGTCATGGAGCACTTTGCCGGGGCCGCGAGACGCTTCGGCTTCAACGAGCTTTACGGGTACATATACGGGGTTCTCTTCCTTGCGAGCGAGCCGATGAGCCTGGGTGAGATTGCGGAGACCACTGGATACTCGCTCTCCCACGTGAGCACCGCCCTCAAGTTTATGGAGCGCATAGGGCTCGTGGTGAGGATAAAGAAGCCCGGCGATAAGAAGGCCTACTACAGGGCCACCAAGCTCCTCAGGGACTGGCGTCAGGCCGCCTACTACGGGAAGATAATGGAGGACATACAGCAGACGAGGGCCAACCTCGAGAGGGCTTTGCGGGAGCTCGAGGGCGAGGAAGGTGAGGAGGCTGAGTCAATACGCGAAAGCATCACGTTCGCAATGGGGAGAAACGCCCTCGCCGAGAGGATTCTGAAGTTTCTGATCGAGCATGAGGATGAGGAGGTCCTTGAGAGGCTTCTCAACTGCCTCGAGTCGGATGAAAAGCGGTAG